DNA from Chelonia mydas isolate rCheMyd1 chromosome 3, rCheMyd1.pri.v2, whole genome shotgun sequence:
TGATTCTTACCCTGAAGTCttttttaaggaccccaaaagggagtgacaGGTGAAATAGcctatcccctcattattttctcCACCATTTAGGTCAAATTTCCAGCACACCAgttttggtccattgatttctAGTCCTACACTGCTCTGGTTCATGAGAAATGATCTCAACACAGTCCTTGGGTGTCTTTTTGTCTTAAATTTTTGCtgatttttataaataattttatgTAATAGGCTGAGCTGGACTTTTCTTACATTGGACAATTTAGAGCACAGGCCTGTACACAGCAAAAGCATTTAAGTTTCATTGGATCAAAGGTGCTTCATAAATACAAGGTAAGTACATGAGATGAACAAAATTAAGTGGCCTTTGATCACAGGATCATAAAGATATACAAATTAGCGATGGACAAGCCTTATTAAATCACTTAGTCTAGCTCCTGACAATGCttcattgtttgttttctgtgataTATTTTCTAGTGAGTTGTCGAGTCCAGTTTTAAATGCTTCAAAGCAATGGGGCTTCCCCCATTTCTCTTGGGATACTTTCAATGATATATCACCTGGTACTTGCAGTCTTTTAGACAGGAGATTATCCTGTAAGAaatcaaaaatatatttccttaaTGAACTCAGAGGCAGTCCCATATCTCCATGGAAATTCAAGGTACCATCAGCTGAAGAGAGAGACAACAAAATTACCTTCTGGAAAGATTAATTTTTACATCCAGATTTCTCCATTGAGCTAGAAGTCTTTTCAAAAcactaaaacaaaacacataccAGGAGACATATTAAAATAGGTGCCTAAATTATCCTcacatttacactggttttacatcaCTGCAGCTTGATTGCTTTCAATGAAGTTTCTTCTAAATTATAGTGATTTGGGAGAACAACTGAGGTGAAAGACACATGAATCTGTGGCATttcacaccagcagagaatttagaccctagattaaattatttttttaatagaaaagctTGAACTTCTTCTAATGGATTCCATATGAAGGACAAAAGTAGATTTTATGATGTTACTTCTCCCACTCATCCCTGGCACTTTGCATAATGCAGAActttaatcaatttttttttcagtttgggatTGCTCAGAATCAAGATAATGAAATGTACTGATGGACAAGCATCTACAATGATTGTACAGGCAATGCTCACAGCAGATATTTCTTGATATATATTTGTCAACAAGATCAGCAAAGCTATAAAGTTAACAATACTGATGAGGAAGAAAGACATGATAGCTATCATTGCTTGAATGTGGGCCTCCACGCAGGGGCTCCTGACACTGCTTGAGTTGTTTTGCATCTGCCGGGTGTGTTTCCAGAGAGAAACCAACAACAGAAAGGCTGAAATGATGAATATGGTGAACGCCATGGAAAATCTAATACCACAGAAAAAAGTACGTGAGACACAGATGTTTATGCTGTGACATTTTTCGCATTGTAACGTCTTTTGAGGTTGGAATTGAAGTAATTATGCTCTATTTTGTAAATAGTATTAAGGAAAGGGAGGCTGTTGAACAAGGATAaaagcacagaacccaggagcaaCTATGGCACCAGCCTGGAGATTTTAAATTTTAGACAGATGAAGAGGGGGTGGCTGAAGTTTGCAATTTTCACACAGTAAAATACACACAAGCAGGCGGCATACCATTGATTGGAAAAGTTCAAAAACCAGGTAACAGCTCTGAATGCTTGGAACACGGAGTTCTGGTAATAGAGCTCTTGGAAAAATGTTGAGCAAAAAGTCTGTAATGTTGTTTTGAGCAAGAAGCAAAATCTTGAGAATGCCAGGACAGCCAAGATATTATCACTTGAGGACAGGCACCTGCGCTTGACATGCTCAACACAATTCATGGCCACAATGAAAAAATTTATCCACATCCCAACAAAAGCCTCAGATACTAAGATTACCAGGACAGTTATGCTTGATTCAGTGATGTCAGCCTCTTTTACAAAGTTACAATTATTGTGTCCCATTCTTTAAGAAAGTTCTGTCTCTGAAACAAACATTCGTCATGCAACATTTTACTGTTGGAATGTGGTTGACAGATGCACTATCCTCTTGTCTGTATCACCTATAGACAACACAGCTTTATATAGTTGGAAAAACAAACCCTTCAGAGATGTCTCTTCATAATGAAGCATCTGCTTGACCAGGAATGTAAATGTGTGGTGTATTCTCTTACAATCTATCAGTATTGCTCATTAATATTTGCATTTTCATTCTGAAGAGCTGTGTACAgagtaaaaacaattttaaaatgatcttttggGATGCCTTCTGTTTATGCCAGAATAATACAAACTAAATAAAACATATAACACACATATAATTACCGGAGAAACCAGAGGAATAAATGCATTGCTATTATGAAACAGGGATGGGCCTGAGTTgccaagttcagatctggatttggaTGTCAACATTCCTGAAAGTTCAAGAGCATTTGAATCCAGGCCTTGGTTCAGCCTATTTAAAAGACAGCTGTCAGCTGCAAAGTCCAGATCTGGATCCCAACTTTTCCAGATTTCAGTGGTGGTCTGATCCGGTGATTTGGTTTTGAACCACCTCTAGTACTAAATAATAGCAGAAAGAGAGGAAACTGCACAGGtcagattttattattttaaagtaaaatactcCGCACGGTCAGTCTGCAGCGTGTTTAGTCTGATGCAAGGGATGAAAAGTTCACCAGGCCTGCCTGGCTTCCCACAGAACATTGAaacaagttcaaggtcttggtccctATCTTCAAGGTGCTCGAAGTCCTGAACCTCGGCGTATCTAAAAGATTACCTAAGGCTCCGGCGTGAGGACTATGGTCGACAACTCCACTCTCCTCAACCTGCCTGCTCGAACACAGAGCAGTATGTATGTATTAAAAAATCCCTACCAAAACCTTACAAGGCACACACTGTTTCCCTCGGTAGGATGAAGATGAGAGAAAGAAGCAACCACACGTGACACGTTACTTAATTAGCTGAATGCacaattggaaggtgctcagatactatggtgatatgGCTGGCCCATAAACCTATACAGAATTCAATGGCAACAAACTACAATGAATGCGGAGTGAAGGCAGCCTGCGGGTATGTTGTCCCCTTGCAAAAGGCTGAATTGAGTAAAACTCagatttctgaaaaccaggaaatgcctAGGTAACCTTAGCTCTTCCTtctttcagcaatgccccaaTAGGCCCAGTGACACACACCCCTTTACTCTGCCAACCTCACAGTTGCTGAAACGTACAAAttcttcacctccttttccagCCCATTTATTCTCACCCACAGGATTCCCTCAATCCTATTAAAGAACAAAACTGCAAAAGCCACCTCAACAATATGCCCATGCCACCTACCCTCTGTTCTCCTGGAGTTGGCAGTAGCCAGCAGGAATTATTTGCACACACGCCAAGTGCAGTCAGTGTGTTAGGTGTGCCTCCGCGAGAAGGTGGAGGCAGTGGCTGGCAGAGACAGCTCATACCTGCTGATACAGGGGGACACAAAATGTAAAggtgggggggcacatgaccgCTCCATGTGTCGCCTCTGGAAGGaaccttccagccccacctccctgggccagggctggggccgcagcagtgggaaCACATTCTTCTTGGCCAGACCAGGGAGGCCCACAGTGCCCCAGTGTCTCCCCAGAGCTCCTGCACCCTCACAGACACCTGAGCAATGCCCCTAGATTGGACTGAGCAGAGGGAACCCACTCCTGGTGCCTTCCCCAGTGacaccctcccccttcccagccctacctgcagggggcggggaggcgggctctgtccttctcctctGTGCCTCTTCCCAGCATGTTTCTGGCTTGCTCGGCCCCACTCCCTGGTAGCCAGGCCTGGGCAGGAAGTGGAGGGTGTGGGCCGCTGCtacctccccagctgggcttttcCAGGCAGACGCTGCGCTGCATGGAGGCAGCGACCTGGAGTGGCCACCCTCCCCTTGCTGAAGCCCCAAGGCCCTTCCACCCCTAATACCACTCCCCTACCAAAAAGCATTCACGTGCTTCATTCCCCCACCAATACTTTGGTTACATTCCCCGCAGAGTAAATTACCACTCATGACTCTCAAGTCACAGCAGTCTCCAGTCACTCAGCTCAAAACCCCTTTGGTcctaggtggggtgggggcttgtgATGAATGTATTCTTagatgtagaatcatagaatcgtaggactggaagggaccttgagagatcatctagtccagtcccctgcactcatgccaGGACTACGTATTCTCTAGAcctcccacaacctccctaggcaatttattacagtgcttaaccaccctgacagataggaagtttttcctaatgtccaacctaaacctccctggctgcaatttaagcccatttcttcttgtcctatccctcaagggttaatgagaacaattcactttccctcttccttgtaactaccttttatgtacttgaaaatggttatcatgtcccccttcaatattctcttctccagactaaacaaacaaattttttcaatcttccctcataggtcatgttttctagacctttaaccttttatgttgctcttctctggactttctccaatttgtccacatctttcctgaaatgtggtacccagaactggacacaatactccagctgaggcctaaccagcatggagtagagcagaagaattacttctcatgtcttacttacaacactcttgataatacatcccagaatgatgtttgctttttttgcaacagtgttacactgacttttatttagcttgtgatccattgtgacccccagatccctttctgcagcactcctccctaggcaatcatttcccattttgtatgtgtgcaactgattgttccttcctaagtggagtcctttgcatttgtccttattgaatttcatcctatttgctttagaccatttctccagatcatgttgaattttaatcctatcctccaaagcagttgtaacccctcccagtttggaatcatccacaaactttacaagtgtactctctatCCCATTATCTAAagcactgatgaagatattgaacagaaccagacccagaactgatccttgtgggaccccatttaatatgtccttccagcttgacttaTGATTATTctttgggaacagttttccaaccagttatgcacctaccttatagtagctccatctaggttgtatttccctaatttgtttatgagaaggtcatgcgagacagtatcaaaagtcttactaaagtcaagatattccACGTCTACGacttccaccccttccctccccctcaccccccgttctcaaggcttgttaccctgtcaaaaagctatcaggttggtttgacaatttattcttgacaaatccatgctggctgttacttatcaccttattatcttctaggtttttacaaactgattgcttacttatttgctccattatctctctgggtacagaagttaagctgactggtctgtaattccccgggttgttcttatttccctttttatagcttggcactacatttgcccttttccaatcctctggaatcTCCCCCGTATTCCAtaacttctcaaagataatcgctaatggctcagatacctcctcggtcagctccttgagtattctaggatgtatttcatcaggcctttcCCTATCTTAGCCtgtgatcctacctcattttcactagcattcactatgttagatgtccattGGTAACTAAACTTGgtagaaactgaaacaaaaaagtcatttagcacttctgccatttccagtCATTGTTTTCCCCCACAAATTGAGTAACAGGGCTAccatgtccttggtcttcctcttgcttctactgtatttgtagaatgttttcttgttaccctttatgtctctagctagtttaatctcattttatgccttggcctttctaattttgttcctacatactttgttatttgtttatattcatcctttgtaatttgacctagtttccactttttgtaggactctttttttgagtttcagataattgaagatctcctggttaagccagcaagttctcttgccatacttcctatctttcctacgcagtgggatagtttgctcttgtgcccttaataatatctctttgaaaaactgccagctctcttgaACTATTTTtacccttagacttgcttcccatgggatcttacctatcaactccctgagtttgctaaggtctgccttcttgaaatccattgtctttatttggctgttctccctcctaccattccttagaatcgtgAACGCTGCTCTTTCATGATCACTCTCACctcagctgccttccactttcaaattctcagctagttcctccctgtttgtcaaaaccaaatctagaacagcctctcccctagtagctttctccatcttctgaaataaaaaaattgtctccaatacattccaagaacttgttggataattggtgccctgctgtgttattttcccaacagatgtcatAGTTAGTTTtaagtcccccatcaccatcaagtcctgtgctttgggtgattttgtttttaaaaaagcctcatccacctcttcttcctggttagtaGTCTGTAATAGACCCCAACCATGACATTACCCTTGTTTCGTATCCCTTTTATCCTTATCCAGAGGCTTGCAACAcatctgtctcctatttccatctcagccACAGTCCGTGTGTATACATTTTTGATATAGAAGGCAATATGGTATCTGAAGGGTGAAttcacagccagcaggaggtctGCAGTTCATGCAGTCTTCAGTATCTCTAACAgtacaaggcagcagaaggaaaccAGTTTTTTGAGTGGGGCCTGTAACTTGGGAGCTCTTAGGTCAAACGAGCCAAAATATGATTGGATgctacccctcacccccccccccccgcctcaaatttaaaaaaaaaaaagtctgagtaATCATTTATATTTTAGAGCACTCCACAGGAGTTGAGTTTAAAGTCTATAAAATGGTGGGAATGGAAACCCGCTAGCTGTTTTTCTGTGTTGGTTCCTACACAGtgtaaaaatgtacttttttctCAAATACCATTCTTCGTTAGGGTCCCCCAAATATGtagtgggtgccatgcactacCTTGGGTAAAACTCGACAGATTGAAACTATTTGACCCACTAATAAATAGTTTGAGCTTTAGCTTTTGCCTTAAAAATCCCacttagaaactttttttaagatGACTTTTTTTCAGGGCTTAAATCTGCAGAACCCCTTGCTCAAAGGACTCCAAATGTGGATCTCTGACCTTACCTGCCCGCTCCTGAGGCACTCCAAATTTCAAAGGAATACATCGAAGCACGAAGATTTTAGGGGACTTAGAATGGTTGTCCTTTAAACAGATATCATGATACAACTGTAGCTATAATGTGTTTCCACTGCACCACTAGAACAGAATAGAATGAGACCTGGTGTGACATATTGTATCTGCAATGTGTAACAGGGTTGTGTAACAACGTTGTTGTGTGACATATTGTATCTACAATGTGTCACAAGGCTGAAGGAGGATGTCTGGAAGGCCAGTTACCTGATTCCAGGCATCTGGGGCAGGAGATGGACATTGCGTGAGAGGGAAATGGTCTTAGGCCATAGACAGTGactgggagggaaaggagtaggaAAACCCAGGCCATTGTTCCTGCAAAGAGGGCAGAGCAATGTTCCCTGTCTCCCAGCTGGCCCCAACAGGTGTTTGAGGTTATTAGACCCACCTGAGAAATGATGACTGGGTAGGTGAATCAGACACGAAAGTCCAAACCCAGCCAAGGAAAGCCTGCCAAGAGGAAGAATTCAGCCAGAAGGAGAGTTGAGAAAACCCTGCACTGAAGGGGAAAGTTTGTAGGGTGGACAGGCCAGGTTGAAATCACCCAGTCCCAAGAAGGACTCTGGAGCCCTGAATGTAAGGGAACCAAACTTTCTTTAATAAATTAGACCGTAGGTGAGGGGAGCATTGTTTAAAGACTCTGGATGTGAGTAGATTATTCCTGACACTTGGAAGGACAACAGAGTCAGGGAATTACAGTCGTATGCCATGCCAAAGTGGGTGGGCTCACTGCATCCCTCTTGCACATGCTCAACGCaacatgttttctttcttctccaaAGCTGAGGTTGAGTGCAGGAGCTGCAGACCACAGCCTGGCTGCAGGATGAAAGGAATTTTTGATTGAACCAGACAGGTAGAGACTGAGAACTCAATGGAAAGATTGTGAAAAATACAGTTTGTATGCAATAGAAAAACACAAAGTGTTCTTCAGAATTCTTAGAACCAAGGAATGTCATGAGGGACTGGTAAATCAGGAAATTCTAACAGACCCCAGGCCCATCTTGAGTGTGAAAGCATATGGCTTTACCCTGAGTGCTTTGTGATGTGCTGTGTACAGGGCTTTCAATGGGAAGTGGTTAGGAGAGTTGTATCATCTATTTCTTTATCTTTTAACCTAATCTCATGTGCCTAGAATGTGGTATCTAAACTCTGTAAAAGTTTTTAAAGTACAGTGCAAACTGCTAATGTGTGAGACTGGGTCACCTATACCCACCAATAACTAAATTAGGAGCAGGTTGGAGACCCAGCATCACACTTGGCATCAGAAAGGTAAAAAGAGACCTGACCTGATCTTAAACAGAGACCAGAACTAGTCAGGTCAGTGATCTATTTAAGCTTCCAGTGCTTGGTGTgaggactggggtgcacctattatTAGCCTTCAAGGCAAAATAAAGGCTGGTGTAGTCAAGAGGAGAGTGTTAGAGTGGCTAGAAGACTGGTGGGGTCAGGAATTAGATCACCCAGCTAAGCACAAacaagactccct
Protein-coding regions in this window:
- the LOC114019954 gene encoding LOW QUALITY PROTEIN: taste receptor type 2 member 40-like (The sequence of the model RefSeq protein was modified relative to this genomic sequence to represent the inferred CDS: inserted 2 bases in 1 codon; substituted 1 base at 1 genomic stop codon): MGHNNCNFVKEADITESSITVLVILVSEAFVGMWINFFIVAMNCVEHVKRRCLSSSDNILAVLAFSRFCFLLKTTLQTFCSTFFQELYYQNSVFQAFRAVTWFLNFSNQWYAACLCVFYCVKIANFSHPLFICLKFKISRLVPXLLLGSVLLSLXSTASFSMAFTIFIISAFLLLVSLWKHTRQMQNNSSSVRSPCVEAHIQAMIAIMSFFLISIVNFIALLILLTNIYQEISAVSIACTIIVDACPSVHFIILILSNPKLKKKLIKVLHYAKCQG